In Candidatus Roseilinea sp., one DNA window encodes the following:
- a CDS encoding cystathionine beta-synthase has translation MKTYPDVRDSIVDTIGRTPLVRLHKVTRGVAPDVLAKVEYFNPGGSVKDRIGIAIIEDAERTGKLKPGGTIVEATSGNTGVGLAIAAAVKGYKCIFVMPDKMSDEKIRTLRAYGAKVVITPTAVDKDDPRSYYKVAERLVRETPNAILGNQYHNPANPAIHYATTGPEIWEQTGGQIDVFVAGMGTGGTITGVARYLRERKPDVKIVGVDVAGSLLLDTWKQGKVPEHPVLKTYKLEGIGEDFIPSTLDLSVCDLVVQVNDRESFLMARRIVREEGIFVGGSCGAAVAGALKAIPQLGLTADHTVVVLLPDNGARYLTKFFDDNWMRENGFLNTDWNQGTVGDFIQASPLRPVVTAHADETLSAVIKRMKQHDFSQLPVVNGDGKLQGMVSESDILNYMLDNSHASFNEVTIASLIRDAATVDESTPLNTLSDVLQKAKAAVLVDDQRRVNGVITMMDVIDFLAA, from the coding sequence ATGAAGACCTATCCCGACGTGCGCGATTCGATCGTAGACACGATCGGCCGCACGCCGCTCGTGCGATTGCACAAGGTGACCCGCGGCGTCGCGCCGGACGTGTTGGCGAAAGTCGAGTATTTCAACCCCGGCGGCAGCGTGAAGGATCGCATCGGCATCGCGATCATCGAGGACGCCGAACGCACCGGCAAACTCAAACCGGGCGGCACGATCGTCGAGGCCACCAGCGGCAACACCGGCGTGGGCCTGGCCATCGCAGCAGCCGTGAAGGGCTACAAATGCATCTTCGTCATGCCCGACAAGATGAGCGACGAGAAGATCCGCACCCTGCGCGCCTATGGCGCCAAGGTGGTGATCACCCCGACGGCCGTGGACAAGGACGACCCGCGCAGCTACTACAAAGTGGCCGAGCGCCTGGTGCGCGAGACGCCCAACGCCATCCTCGGCAACCAGTATCACAACCCGGCCAACCCGGCCATCCACTACGCCACCACCGGCCCGGAGATCTGGGAGCAGACCGGCGGCCAGATTGATGTCTTCGTCGCCGGCATGGGCACCGGCGGCACCATCACCGGCGTGGCGCGCTACCTGCGCGAGCGCAAGCCGGACGTCAAGATCGTCGGCGTGGACGTGGCCGGCTCGCTGCTGCTCGACACATGGAAGCAAGGCAAGGTGCCCGAACATCCCGTCCTCAAGACCTACAAGCTGGAGGGCATCGGCGAAGACTTCATCCCCAGCACGCTCGACTTGAGCGTGTGCGATCTAGTGGTGCAGGTGAACGACCGTGAATCGTTCCTGATGGCCCGGCGCATCGTGCGTGAGGAGGGCATCTTCGTCGGCGGCTCATGCGGCGCAGCAGTCGCCGGCGCGTTGAAGGCCATTCCCCAGCTTGGATTAACTGCCGACCACACCGTGGTGGTGCTGCTGCCGGACAACGGCGCGCGTTACCTCACCAAGTTCTTCGACGACAACTGGATGCGCGAGAACGGCTTCCTGAACACCGACTGGAACCAGGGCACGGTAGGGGACTTCATCCAGGCCAGCCCGCTGCGGCCGGTGGTCACGGCGCACGCCGACGAGACGCTGAGCGCGGTGATCAAGCGCATGAAGCAGCACGACTTCTCGCAGTTGCCGGTCGTCAACGGCGACGGCAAGCTGCAGGGCATGGTGAGCGAGAGCGACATCCTGAATTACATGCTGGACAACTCGCACGCGTCGTTCAACGAGGTGACCATCGCCTCGCTGATTCGCGATGCGGCTACCGTGGACGAGAGCACCCCGCTCAACACCCTCAGCGACGTGTTGCAAAAGGCCAAGGCCGCCGTGCTGGTGGACGATCAGCGCCGCGTGAACGGCGTGATCACCATGATGGACGTGATTGACTTTCTAGCGGCGTGA
- a CDS encoding AsnC family transcriptional regulator: MNTSSISLDDIDIKILQLLQSNGRLTHAAIGKSVGLTGPSVYARVQRLEQAGVIRGYAAALDPSKIGQGFVAFIRVTTSAVPARKGDETFERFVHREPRIVECYSVDGEDSYLLKVRTDSPRGLQDLLNRLRAIKNVSRTVTTIALETIKEAGPTGPVDGKVLKAI; the protein is encoded by the coding sequence ATGAATACTTCGTCAATCTCGCTCGATGACATAGATATCAAAATCTTGCAGCTGTTGCAGTCGAACGGCCGGCTGACGCACGCAGCGATCGGCAAGTCGGTAGGGCTGACCGGCCCGTCGGTGTATGCGCGGGTGCAGCGGCTGGAGCAGGCCGGCGTGATCCGCGGCTACGCGGCGGCGCTCGACCCATCCAAGATCGGCCAGGGGTTCGTGGCCTTCATCCGCGTCACTACCTCCGCGGTGCCGGCGCGCAAAGGTGACGAGACTTTCGAACGCTTCGTTCACCGCGAGCCGCGCATCGTGGAGTGCTACAGCGTAGATGGGGAAGACAGCTATCTGCTGAAGGTGCGCACCGACTCGCCGCGCGGCCTGCAAGATTTGCTCAATCGGTTGCGCGCGATCAAGAACGTGTCGCGCACGGTAACGACCATCGCTCTGGAGACGATCAAGGAAGCCGGGCCGACCGGGCCGGTGGATGGGAAGGTGTTGAAGGCCATTTAA
- a CDS encoding ribosomal-protein-alanine acetyltransferase translates to MNAIAASEPFAIVPAGLLDLWAIRRVEQAAFGSDAYDLLTLLGMALTPRMVRLKATAGGRVVGFVAGEINARERCGWIIIIAVHPDAQGRGIGTALLLAAERALGAARVRLTVRRSNARAIALYQRCGYAWVNTYRRYYHDGEDGLVMEKRLDVA, encoded by the coding sequence ATGAACGCCATTGCCGCGAGCGAACCGTTTGCGATCGTGCCGGCCGGCCTGCTCGACCTGTGGGCGATCCGGCGCGTGGAGCAGGCCGCCTTCGGCAGCGACGCCTACGACCTGCTGACGCTGCTGGGCATGGCGCTCACACCGCGCATGGTGCGCCTGAAGGCGACGGCCGGCGGGCGGGTGGTCGGCTTCGTCGCCGGTGAGATCAACGCCCGCGAGCGCTGCGGCTGGATCATCATCATCGCCGTGCACCCCGACGCCCAGGGCCGGGGCATCGGCACGGCGCTGTTGCTGGCGGCGGAACGCGCGCTCGGCGCGGCGCGCGTCCGGTTGACCGTGCGGCGCAGCAACGCACGCGCCATCGCGCTCTACCAGCGCTGCGGTTACGCCTGGGTGAACACCTACCGGCGCTACTACCACGACGGCGAGGATGGCCTGGTGATGGAGAAGCGGCTAGACGTCGCGTGA